One region of Primulina tabacum isolate GXHZ01 chromosome 1, ASM2559414v2, whole genome shotgun sequence genomic DNA includes:
- the LOC142555030 gene encoding LOW QUALITY PROTEIN: protein PAT1 homolog 2-like (The sequence of the model RefSeq protein was modified relative to this genomic sequence to represent the inferred CDS: deleted 1 base in 1 codon), which yields MERSDEKDFTDFSDPSSSSISDSALFDASQYDFFGNDVIGDVEIGCLEDEEAGVRVIGGGFGGDEEAGVPVIGGGFGGDVELHQYHLFDKDEGSGFGSLSDMDDLTTTFAKLNKVVSGPRHPGVIGDRGSGSGSFSRESSSATEWARETDFPDWLDHHMSDSECYEESKRWSSHPRHSSIYHPEPKPLYRASSYPEQQPQQLQHYNSEPILVPESSFTSFPLPVSQQALLSNSHHLNFSSLTGGTQSPLSALNNSALSNRSLSLGGIPRGFHNSISNMSLLASPNISCNARLQNHWNSHAGLLHGDNSILLNNILQHQYQNGLLPSQLMSPQQQRLQFSFQPSLAHFSAMQSRLFNTFPTPAPFSKSGSIDKRELKPKPVQKGRHTVRFSDQGSDASSKKSDGNISHFRSKHMTAEEIESILKLQHAATHGNDLYVDDYYHQASIAKKSSETRSKYRFCPSHSKEQSSRSRNSSESQPHLHVDVLGRVCFSSVRRPHPLLEVDPPPIACGDVSANQKLSEKPLEQEPMLAARVTIEDGLCLLLDVDDIDRILQFTQPQDGGKQLRRKRHTLLEGLAASLQLVDPLGRGGNTVGLSPKDDTVFLRLVSLSKGRKLISRFLQLLLPGSELARIVCMAIFRHLRFIFGILPSDPEAIITVNKLAETVSTCVNGMDLNSLSACLAAVVCSLEQPPLRPVGGPAGDGASVILKTVLERANHLLKDPHLARNFCIPNPTLWQASFDAFFGLLTKYCVNKYDSIVQSFITQNPPHALVIDSEAANAISREMPVELLRASLPHTDENQKKLLLNFAQRSMPVTGFSTHGGSSSQINPESVKG from the exons ATGGAGAGATCCGATGAAAAAGATTTTACGGACTTCTCCGACCCGTCAAGCAGCTCCATATCTG ATAGCGCGCTGTTTGATGCGTCCCAGTATGATTTTTTTGGAAACGATGTAATAGGTGATGTGGAAATAGGGTGTTTGGAAGATGAAGAAGCTGGTGTTCGTGTGATTGGAGGTGGATTTGGTGGAGATGAAGAAGCTGGTGTTCCTGTGATTGGAGGTGGATTTGGTGGTGATGTGGAGTTACACCAGTATCATCTTTTTGATAAAGATGAG GGATCAGGATTTGGATCATTATCTGATATGGATGATTTGACTACTACATTTGCGAAG TTGAACAAAGTTGTTTCTGGACCCAGACATCCTGGAGTAATCGGTGATCGGGGATCTGGATCTGGATCGTTTTCAAGGGAGA GTTCATCAGCTACAGAATGGGCACGAGAGACTGACTTTCCCGATTGGCTTGACCATCACATGTCTGACTCAGAATGTTACGAGGAAAGTAAGAGATGGTCATCGCATCCTCGTCACTCTTCGATATATCATCCAGAACCAAAACCATTATACAGAGCATCATCATACCCTGAGCAGCAGCCGCAACAGCTGCAACACTATAATAGCGAGCCTATTTTAGTACCTGAGTCATCTTTCACTTCCTTCCCTCTCCCAGTATCTCAACAAGCTCTATTGAGTAATTCTCATCACCTTAATTTTTCATCTTTAACTGGTGGAACGCAGTCACCCCTCTCTGCATTGAACAACTCTGCATTGTCTAATCGTTCTCTCTCGCTTGGTGGTATCCCAAGAGGGTTCCATAATAGTATTTCAAACATGTCGCTCCTGGCCTCACCCAATATATCATGTAATGCGCGTCTGCAAAACCACTGGAATAGCCATGCTGGTCTTCTTCATGGGGATAATTCGATCctcttaaataatattttacagCATCAGTATCAAAATGGACTATTACCATCTCAGCTGATGTCTCCACAACAGCAGAGATTACAGTTTTCATTTCAACCATCATTAGCCCATTTTTCAGCTATGCAATCTCGCTTATTTAATACCTTTCCTACACCAGCACCCTTTAGTAAGTCTGGTTCCATTGATAAGAGGGAGTTAAAACCTAAACCAGTACAAAAAGGTAGACACACAGTGCGATTCTCTGACCAAGGATCCGATGCTAGTAGTAAAAAAAGTGACGGTAACATATCACATTTCAGATCAAAGCACATGACTGCCGAAGAAATAGAAAGCATTCTTAAATTGCAGCATGCTGCAACCCATGGTAATGACTTGTATGTGGATGATTATTACCATCAAGCTAGTATTGCCAAGAAATCTTCTGAAACAAGGTCGAAATATCGATTCTGCCCATCTCACTCAAAGGAGCAATCTTCCCGGTCTCGTAACAGTTCTGAGTCACAACCACATCTCCATGTGGATGTTCTTGGACGGGTATGTTTTTCTTCAGTTCGCAGGCCTCACCCACTTCTTGAAGTTGACCCTCCTCCCATTGCTTGTGGTGATGTTAGCGCGAATCAGAAATTATCTGAAAAGCCTTTGGAACAGGAACCAATGCTTGCAGCAAGGGTGACAATCGAGGATGGCCTATGTCTACTTCTGGATGTGGATGATATTGACAGGATCTTACAGTTTACTCAACCCCAAGATGGTGGAAAGCAGCTTAGGAGAAAGCGCCACACTCTGCTAGAAGGCTTAGCAGCCTCTCTTCAGCTCGTTGACCCACTTGGAAGAGGAGGCAATACTGTTGGGTTGTCTCCCAAGGATGATACC GTGTTTCTTCGTTTGGTTTCTCTATCCAAGGGTCGAAAACTCATCTCTAGATTTCTTCAACTTCTTTTACCAGGTAGCGAGCTTGCTCGAATAGTCTGCATGGCCATTTTCCGCCATTTAAGATTTATATTCGGGATCCTTCCCTCTGATCCAGAAGCTATTATTACCGTCAACAAACTTGCTGAGACAGTCTCTACTTGTGTTAATGGTATGGATCTTAATTCACTCAGTGCTTGTCTAGCTGCCGTCGTTTGTTCCTTGGAACAGCCACCTCTTCGTCCGGTAGGCGGCCCTGCTGGTGATGGTGCCTCTGTCATCTTGAAAACTGTTCTCGAAAGAGCGAATCACTTATTAAAAGATCCTCATTTGGCCCGCAACTTCTGTATACCGAATCCTACCCTATGGCAGGCTTCATTTGATGCCTTCTTTGGTCTTCTGACAAAGTACTGTGTGAATAAATATGACAGCATTGTGCAATCATTTATCACTCAAAATCCTCCACACGCACTGGTAATTGATTCAGAAGCTGCAAATGCTATAAGCAGGGAGATGCCCGTCGAACTTTTACGTGCTAGTCTCCCACACACTGACGAGAATCAGAAGAAACTGTTGCTGAATTTTGCTCAGCGATCCATGCCTGTTACTGGATTTAGCACTCATGGCGGAAGTAGCAGCCAAATAAATCCAGAATCAGTTAAAGGTTAG
- the LOC142555053 gene encoding protein CYSTEINE-RICH TRANSMEMBRANE MODULE 9-like, producing MSSHNEPQVAYPPPATAYPMETHGGFMAPQPPAGYPTKDGHEGQIQASKATTKSRGDGFWKGCCAALCCCCVLDACF from the exons ATGAGCAGCCACAACGAGCCTCAAG TTGCATATCCCCCACCGGCAACCGCGTACCCCATGGAAACACATGGTGGCTTCATGGCTCCACAGCCGCCGGCTGGTTACCCGACGAAAGATGGCCATGAGGGGCAGATTCAGGCATCAAAGGCCACCACCAAGTCTAGAGGTGACGGCTTCTGGAAGGGATG TTGTGCTGCCTTATGCTGCTGCTGTGTATTGGATGCTTGTTTCTAA